The DNA segment ACCCCCGTGATGGCGGCGGCCAGCGCGCGGCCCATCGCGTGATGGTCCCGCTGGACATCGTTCTCGAAGGTCTTGGCCTCTCTGCGGATCTGCACGTAGGCGCTCAGCGCGAGCACAAGGAAAACGCCGAACACCAGGGCGAGCGTCAGCTTGCGCGCCAGCTTCATGCCCGACGTCGTAGCGCAGGTGGAGCGCGGCGAGCCATCGCCGCTCGACGCCGCCGCAAAGTACGACATGCCGCATTTTGCGGCACCGGCGATGGGCCGCGCGGGCCGCCGGAGCGCGCTCCTCGGCGGAGCCTGGTGGCCCGCTCCGGTAGGACCTGTTACCGCGGCCCGGCGGGCGCCTTCTCTGGGCAGCAGAACAGGTGATCTGGCACCAGCATGGCGCAGCCGTCTTTCCAGGGGTCGTCAGGCGCGTAGTCCGTCCGGTTCTCCGCAGGATAGAAGTACGCCTTCGGCTTCGCTGGATCCGCGCAGGCGCTGTCGCGCTCCGGCGCTGCCTCGCGGCCCTTCGGCGCGCCGGTGACCCTGGAGCAGGCGGCGAGCGCGGCGCCCGCCGCGAGGAGCATGAGGAGCGCCGCGAGGGGCCAGCGCGCCCGGACCAATGCGATCTTCCGCGTCACCGACGGAGCATCGCACGATGGCCTGCGTGAGACCAGGAGAGCCCGCGTCGTACGCGCGCGCGTTCAGCCGCCAGGGCGGCCCCCCGCGCCGGCGACATCGGTCAAGGCGTAGTGCCTCATCTCCTGGATATTTTCGAAGAAGGGCTTCACCTTGGCGAAGAATGACGGGAACGAAGCCTCCTTTCGAAACCCCTGGAGGTGGCCTTCCAGCGAGTCCCAGCGGATGCGGACGACGAAGCTCGTCGGCTCCTCGGTGCATCGGGAGATCTCGTAGTCGAGGCAATGCACGGAGCCGCGCAGCTCCGTGGCTGCAGCGCGATAAGCGGACAGGAACGCCTGCGCTTGCTCTGCGGGGATGGCGTAGCGAATGTACTCGATGATCATGGCAGCTTCCTGGTTGGGGGCCTGAGGGGTTGTGCGGCGGCACCTGGGGGCGCCGTGCGGCAGCACGAGCCGTCCGGGGACCAGAGATACGCGCCGGCGGATCGAGCGTCGAATCGACAGTCGGTGAGCCGATTCATAGACGATGTCTATGGGTCGGCGTACTATACATCGACGATGCGTTTGCAATCGGTGGACACCCACCTTGTCGTGGCCTTGCACGCTTTGCTCCAGGAGAGGAGCGTCACGCGCGCTGCGCGCCGGGTGGGCGTGACGCAGCCCTCGATGAGCCACGCGCTTTCACGGCTGCGCGCCCATTTCGGGGATCCATTGCTCGTCCAGGTGGGCAGAAAGATGACGTTGAGCGAGCGAGCGCGGGACCTTTTGCCGAGAGCCGCCGAGGCCGTCGAGCGGCTCGAGCACGTCTTCGGCCAGGCCGAGCGGTTCGATCCGAGGCGCTCGACCCGCACGTTCCGGCTCGTCGCGACCGACAACCTGGAGCTGCTCGTGCTCCCGTCGTTGACCAGGATCCTCGCCGCCGAGGCGCCGCACGTCAACCTGCGGTGCCGCAACATCCCGCCGGATTTCGCCGAGCTCCTGCGCCGTGGCGAGCTCGACGCCAAGCTGGGGCGCGGCGGGCCGGTGCCCGACGGATGCCGGTCCACGCAGCTCGCGGCCGAGCAGCTCGTCTGCCTGATGCGGCGGGGCCACCCGGCCTCCCGGAAGGCGCTCACCGCGGCGCGCTACGCGGCCTGCGGGCACCTGATGATCTCGCCGCACGGAGAGGACCACAACGTCATCGATCAGGAGCTGGCGGCGCGGGGGCTGCGTCGTCGGGTGACCCTGACCGTGTCGCATTTCCTCGTCGCTCCGTTCATCCTCTCCGGCTCTGACCTGCTGCTCACCGTGTCTGCGCGGGTCGCCGTGGCGCTGGCCCGGAAGCTCGATCTCGTGGTGCGGCCGTGTCCGCTCGATGCCAGAGGTTACACCTTGACGCTCGTCTGGCCGGAACGCTCCGAGGGCGACGAGGGCCACAGCTGGCTTCGCGCCGCCATCGAGCGCGCCGTCGCGTGTGAGCCGGTCGCGGGGCTGGGCGAAGGCGGCTGAGGATCAGCTCCTGACGTGGAGCGGGAGTTCCTCCGCGAGGCGCAGGTCGAGGCCGGCTCGCGATGGGGCTGGCCTGCCACGCGGCGTGGGCCCGCGGCGACACCGGTCCTCGGCGCAGTGTGGGTTTTCTGGGCGGCGCTTCGCGGCATGTGCCGTGCTCCTCCGGCCGGCATGCCGTGCTCCCGACTCGCCTCGTCGATCGCTTTGCTTGCGCTCATCTCCGGCTGCGCCGCCCGCCCGCAGTCGGCCCTTCCCGTTGCCCTCGACGTCCCGCGCCCGCCTGCCCCGCGTTCGTCCGAGTCCAAGGGCGCTGAGGACGCCGCGCCCGGCGGGGCGCTCCTGGTCTGGGGCCGCACGGGCGATGGGCCGCCTCGGACATGGCACCTCACCGACGAAGGCGCGGTGATCCGCGAGGAGCCCGGGATCGTCGTGGCGACCGGTCGAGGGGAGTGGCGCTGGGAGGTGAGCGAGGTGAAGGTGGAGACCTCGGCCTGCGAGTTCGGGCCCGGGGAGACGCGCGAGCCGGGCGAGGGGACCGCGCACCGCGCGGAGCTCGTGCTGCGCGGGACGGGCGCGCGCCAGCAGGTGATCGCGCCGTCGGACGCGGACGGGAGCAACGTGATTCAGCACGAGGCGGAGGCGATCGGGAGCGTCGGGCCGTACCTGTTCATCGAGGAGCGGACGTACAGCGACGCGTGCGGCGCGCACGGCTTCGTGGGCGTGGGGTTCATGGTGTGGGACGCCGACAAGGGCGCGATCGTCGATCTGCTCGCCGAGGTGTCCAGCGTGCCGGCGCTGCAGGGCGAGGCCGAGGCGCTCCTCGACGAGGATGAGGACGACCCGGAGGCCGCCCGGCAAGAGGAGAATGCGCCGGAGCTCGTGCAGATCGCGCCGGCCTACGACGCGCGGGGAGCGCTCCGGGTGACCGCGAAGCTCGCGCGCTCTGCGTGTTATGCCTGCGGCGACGGCGCGTGGAGCTCCTACACGCGCTCGGCGGTGGTGCCCGCCAAGAAGGCGCCGGAGCGCCTCGCGGCGTGGGCGTCCCCGCCGTCCGGCATGCAGAGCTTCCTGGCGGAGCACCCGGACCTCATCGTCGGCGGCTGGTCGCGGGCCGGCAGGGCCGAGTGAGCCGAGCGAGCCACGCTGGCTCGGCCGGCCGCGCGACGAGGGCGGCGCGCGGTGCGCCGCGGTCACGGCCCCGCGTCAGAGCAGGTCGTCCAGGTCGTCCATGGCCTGAGACAGGTCCTCGCTCATCTCCTTCAGCTTCTCGCGGTCCTTCTCCAGGAGCACCGCCTGCGCCGCGCGGGCCTTGTCCCCGAGCTTCCGCGCGGCGAGCACGTTCTCGAGCAGGTACCGCCGCTCGGTCGCGCCGAGCGCCGCGAAGGCGCGCCGCAGGACCGGGAGCGTGTCCTTGAAGCGCTCGGGAAGGATGCCCCCGAGGAACGCGTCGAGCGCCTCGACCACGGGGCGGCTCTTCACGAGCACCAGCGCGTTCACCTCGAGGAAGCCGGCCAGGAACGACGCCGCCGCCTCGGGCGGGGCCGCGCTCCCGAGCCGCAGGCCGACGATCCTCGCCACCTCGGCGTCGTCGATCACCTGCGCCAGGTAGAGCAGCCCGCACGCGAGGCCCGACGCCGTGGGGTTCACCGCGTCGCTGTCCACGAGCGCCCGCGCCGCCTCGAACCACGCGGCGCGGTCGACGATCGGCTGCGACAGCGCCACGTCGTGCAGCGTGCGCAGCGCCTCCTTGGCCGGGGCGACCGCCTCGTCGCTGCCCGTGCAGCCGCCGTGGACGCGCAGGACCGCGCGCGCGAACGTCTTCTCCAGCATCGTCGCGATCACGCCGTCGCCGAGCGACGACAGCGAGCGCGACGACCCGAACGACGCGAGCCCCGCGAAGGCGCGGCACGCCCGGGCGAGCGACGGCAGGTCGCTGTCGCCCGCGGCGAACCGGTCGCACGCGTCGAGCGCCGAGGCCGCCGCGCGGGCGCTCGACGCGAGCACGGCGTTCAGCAGCACGTCGGCGGCCTCGCCGGTCGTGTGGCACGCCGCCAGGTCCTCCTCGAGCAGCCGCGTCGCCACCTGCTCCAGCGTGTCGCCGAGGACGATCTTCTCGACGAGCGCCACGTCGGTCGCCGGCGTCCACTGCGCCTCCCACGTCTCGCTCAGCTGCCGGAGCAGCTCGTCCGGCGGCACCTCGCTCGCCGCCTGCCCGCGCCGCTGCCCGCGAGCGCCCGCGCCGCCCCGCCCGGCCGCCCGGGCGCCGGCGTACGCCGCGTAGGGGATCTTCGCGATGCGGAGCCGGTGCAGGAGCACGCTCGTCCCGACCTCGACCTCGTTCGTGAGCGACAGCCGGAACGACTCGGGCGCGTCGGTGGCGGGGAGCCTGCGCTCGCGCACCTCGCGCCAGAACTCCTCCTGGAGCGAGTTCTTCCCGATGCCGCCCCCGACGCGGCCCACGTTGCGCCCGATGACGGCAGGCCAGAGGAAGCCGTCGACGTGCGTGGCGTCGCCGCGGCACATCGTGGCGATCGTCGCCTCGCGCACCTCGTCGAGGCCGGGCTCCGCCTTGCCGCGGAGCTCGGCGAGCGAGACCGCGAGGCGGAAGGCCTCGATGGTGTCGGCGAGCGAGGCCATGAAGCCGCGGAGGCGGAGGTGCTCGGTGAAGTCGATCAGCACCTCGAGGGTGGCGCGCCGGAAGTCGCCGCCCGCGTCGTGCGCGCGCTGGTAGTACTGCGGCGCCCGGTTGCCCGCGCCGTAGCCGAGCTGCTCGGAGAGCCGCGGAAAGCTGAACGGGATGAGCGTCACGGCGCACGGGATCGGCGCCGGCAGCCGCGCCTCGAGCGCCGGATCGACGTCGCGCGCCGCGAACGCCGCCGCGTGCGCCGCGCCGAGCACGGCCGCGACCTCGTGCGGGGCGAGGTCCGGCCCCATGCGCTCGAGGATGCTCCGCGCCATGTAGGCGTCGCGCGCCCGGTGGATCAGCCGGTCCCCGTCGCTGCGCACCAGGTCCGCGTACGCGAGCAGGGCCTCGCGGAACGGCCCGGGATCGTAGCGGGGCGCCTCGAACGAGGCCTCCCAGAACTCCTCGAACGAGCGGAAGCCCCGGGCGCGCGCGCAGGCCGCATAGATGCTCTCCTGCGGCTCCTCCGCGCTGGGCGGCCCGCCGTCGCCGCCGTCCCCTGCGCCGCCGTCGTCTGTGTGCTCGCCGTGTTCACCGTGGTCACCGTGCTCGCCGCGGTCCTCGTCGATCTCGCGCTCGTGGCCGCCCGGATCGTCGGCGTCGTCGTGGCCGACCGGGGCGCCGTCGAAGGGCGCGAGCGTCGTGCCGACGGGGATGTCGATGAGCTCGACGCGCGCGCCGTGCTCGAAGGCCCATTTCACCGCGACGTACTCGGGCGAGTAGGCGGCGAACGGCCACAGCGACGACGCGGGCTCCCCGTCGGTGCGGTAGCCGAGGATCGCCACGGGCGGGACGGTCTTCGGGTCGACGAGCGCCTCGAGGAGCGGCGTAGCGTCGCTCGGGCCCTCGACGAAGATCGCCTTCGGGCGCACCTCGTCGAGGTAGGCGCGCAGCGTCGCGCTGGAGCGCGGCGAGTGGTGGCGCACCGGGAAGAGGTGCACGGCGGCGAGCCGGTCGAGGTCCATCGGGTCCCTTCAGATCGCGAGGCGCTTCTTGGCGGAGGCGTAGAACTCCTTCCAGAGCCCTGCGCGGCCCTTGGCCACGGTCTCGCAGTACTCGCGGACGGCCTTGAGGTCGTCGCCGCCCTCCTTGCTCACGGCGCCGAGCAGCGACCGGGAGAGGTCGTCGGCGGTAACCTTCCCGGTGCCGAAGTGCTGCGCGAGGATGCCGCTGTTGAAGAGCACGCTGATGGCCTCCGCGGTCGACAGGACGGAGCCCGGGGTCTTCACCTTGGTCTTGCCGTCCTTGGTGACGCCGGCGCGGAGCTCCTGGAAGAGCGTGACGAGCAGCTTGGCGAGCTCGGCGGGCGGCTCGACGCCGACCTGGTAGTCGCCCCGGAGCTCGGCCTCGCGCTTCTGCACGATGCGGATCTCCTGCTCGAGGTCGTCGACGACGGGGACGGTGATGAAGTTGAAGCGGCGCTTGAGGGCGGCGCTCATCTCGTTGACGCCGCGGTCGCGTGTGTTGGCGGTGGCGATGAGGTTGAAGCCGCGCTGCGCGGGGACGACCTGGTCGAGCTCGGGGACGGCGATCTGCTTCTCGGACAGGATGGAGATGAGCGCGTCCTGGATCTCCGACGAGGTGCGGGTGATCTCCTCGAAGCGCGCGAAGCGCCCGTCGCGCATGGCGCGGAGGATGGGCGAGGGCACGAGCGCCTTCTGCGAGGGCCCTTCTGCGAGGAGCAGGGCGTAGTTCCAGCCGTATTTGACGTGCTCCTCGCTGGTGCCAGCGGTGCCCTGGACGACGAGGGCGCTCGTGCCGCTGATGGCGGCGGAGAGGTGCTCGGAGAGCCAGCTCTTGGCGGTGCCCGGCTCGCCGACGAGCATGAGGGCGCGGTCGGAGGCGAGGGTCGCGAGGGCGACCTGCACGAGGGCGCGATCGCCGATGTACTTGGGGGAGATCGCGACGCCGCCGACGGGTTTGTCGCTGCCGAGGATGTACGTCTCGACGGCCCTCGGCGAGAGGCGCCACCCGGGCGGCCTCGGCGCCGTGTCGTTGGCGGCGAGGGCCGCGAGCTCGTTTTCGTACTTGGTCTCGGCGGGCTGGCGCAGGTCGCTCATGGGTGGCGCAGGAGGTTACCGCAGAACCGGGCGAGGCGTCCCTCCGGGGAGATCAGCGGCCGGCGGGCTGCGCGGCCGGCGGGGCCGCGGGCGGCATGGCGGCGGGCGTCGTGGCGCTCGACGGCGGGGTGGCGGCGGCGCGCCTCATGGGGCCTCAGCGCACCGACGGCGCGGGCCGGGTTGAGACGGACGATGAGCGCGTCGCCGGTTCAGGGGTCGAGATCGTCCTCTGGAGTCTGCTCCACGATGGATCGGAAGTGGTGGCGTGCGATCTCGGCGTCCTCGGTGAGGAAGGGTTGCTTGCCGCTGGTGTTGAGCTTCTTCGCCTGAGCCTTCGGCTTGTTGTTGGGCTGTCTTCGAGTCGAGGGCCTTCAGGCACCCTCGCAGGGGAAGCCGCGAGGGGCTGACCGCGCCGCGATCTGTAATCGCTTATAATCGAGCGGGTGTTGACATCGCGTGTGACGCCGGACATAGGTGGCCTCGAATTCAACAGACCTTGCGTCGGAAGTGTCTCGAATGCGACACGCGGGCTGGTTGTATCGTCTTGCTTTGTTCTGTGCGGTGGTGCTGATGCTCGGGCGGGGGCATGAAGGCCTCGCGCTGGCAGGGCCGCCGGAGCCGCGGCTCATGCAGCTGTCGCCGCCGGGCGGCGGAGTAGCGCTCTCCTCGATTCCCTTCCGGCTGCCGAGCGACGGTGTCGGGGGGCTGTCCCTGGGGCCTCGGGTCGATGCGCCGCTGGTCGAGGACGCGGGGGCGCCGTTCGGCGAGATGGTGGTGCCCGACAAGGCGCGGGTGGTGGCGTTCGAGGGGGCCGTGCTGGAGATCCCTCAAGGCGCGGTGGACGAGCCGGTGCGGATCACGATTCGCCCGCTCGACCAGGGCGAGGTGCGTCTGATGGGGCGCGCGATGGTCAACGTCACGCCCGCGGGGAGGGCGTATCGCTTCGGGCCGCACGGGCTCAGGTTCAAGAAGCCCGTGCGGCTGACGTTGCCTTATGACGAGCACGCGATTCCCCCGGGGATGACCGCGCAGCACGTGATGGGCTTCTACTTCGACGAGGCGCAGGGCCAGTGGGAGCGCGTCGCGCGGGACGGCGAGGCCGCAAAGGGCAAGCTGGCGAGCCTGACCGACCACTTCACCGACTTCGTGAATGCCACGCTCGCGATGCCGGACGCGCCGGGCACGCGCAGCTTCGATCCGAACAGCATCAAGGGGCTCGCGCTGGGGAGCCCGTTCGCCGCGGTGACGGTGGTCGCGCCGCCGGAGGCGAGCTCCAGCGGCGCGGCGCGGTTGAGCCATGCGATCGAGGTTCCGCCGGGGCGCAACGGGATCCAGCCGGCGCTCGCGATCGGGTACGACAGCGAGCACCGCAACGGATGGCTCGGCGTGGGCTGGGATCTGCGGCTGTCGAGCATCGAGATCGACACGCGCTTCGGGGTGCCGACGTACGCGGCGGGGGAGACGCCGCGCTACCTGCTCGACGGGAGCGAGCTCGTGCAGGCCGAAGGCGGCGCCTGCGGCGACCCGTGCCTGTTCCGGCGGCGGGTGGAAGGGCGGTTCGACCGCATCGTGCGGCACGGCACCGGCGCGGCCAGCTACTTCTGGGAGGTGACGGACAAGGACGGGACAACGGTTGTCTACGGCCGCGACGCGGACGCGCGGCTCGACGATCCCGAGCCGGGGCCGGGCCAGCCGCGCAACGTGTTCCGCTGGTACCTCGACGAGGTGCGCGACACGTTCGGCAACCAGATGCGGGTCCGCTATGATCGGGAGGTCGAGGCCGGTCCGCCGCCGCGCATCGAGGTGCACCCCGAGCGCATCGAGTACACGGCGAACGCGTCACGAGGGGTCGAAGCGGCCTATGCCGTGGACTTCGTGTCCGAGAGAGGGCGGCCCGACGTCATGCTCAGCGGCAGGCCCGGCTTTCTCGAGCAGACCGAAAAGCGGCTCTCGCGTGTGGACGTGCGGTTCGGCGACGTCGTGGTCCGCAGCTACGCGCTCCATTACATCGACGGCGATTTCGGCAAGCGCCTTCTACAGGCCATCGCGTTCCATGGGCGAGGCGCGCGGCAGGCGGGCGGGCAGGTGACGCTCGGCGAGGAGCTGTACCGGCATACGTTCGAGTACTTCACGGCGCCGCGCACCGCGTCCGGCGAGGTGGCTGCGTTCGCGCAGGCGGCCGAGGCATGGGGACAGGCCAAGACGAAGGACGGCCTGTCGCGCACGGAGGAATCGACCGCGGGCGGCAGCGCGTCGGTGGGGCTGGGCATCGGCATGTTCTCGATCTCGGTCGGCGGGGGCGGCTTCTTCGGCGACGAGACGGTGCGCAAGAGCGTGTTCGATCTCAACGGCGACGGGGTGTCCGACTTCCTGGAGGACAGCGGCGATGTCGGGCTCAACCTTCTTCGCGCGGCGTCCGGGAGCCATTTGACGGCGGCGAGCGCGCTCGGCTTGTTCGACAGGGATCTCGGCCTGACGGACCGCTCGGGATGGAGCGTGTATGCGGGCCTGAACGTCGCGGCGCTGAGCGGCTCGGTGGGGTACACGCGGAGCAGCGCGGAGGACGAGCAGATCGTCACGGACATCAACGGCGACGGTTACCCCGATCTGGTGTCGGGCGGCCCGCTCGGGGGCGTTTACGCCGCGCTCAACGACCGGCGAGGTCGCTTCGGGAGCAAGCAGCCGTGGGGCGCGCTCGACACGAGCGGCGCGCCGTCCGGCCGTCCCGACCTGGCCCAGGCGGCGCGCAAGGACTTGCATCCGGCCGATCCGCTGCTGCGCTGGATCGCGCCGTTCGAGGGAGACATCCGCATCGGCGGGGCGCTGCAGAAGCAGGAGGCGGGCGGCGATGGGGTGCGGGTGCAGATCGTGCGGAGCGGCGAGGAGGAGCCGCTATTCGACGATGTGCTCGACTGGGATGAGCTGACTCCCTGCCTCCTTGGCGCGCATCGGTGCGGCGGCGATGTCCTCACGACGCATGTGGCCGCGGGCGACCGGATCTACTTCCGGGTGAGCGCGGCGCCGACGGTCGACCCCGAGCGGCGCGTGGACACGGCGGCTGATCTGGTCTCGTGGAGCCCGTCGATCACCTACGAGGTGAGCGAAACGCAGCTCGCGCAGGCGGGGCCGGACGGGGCGCCGATCCACCGCTTCGAGTACAGCCACGACCACCGGCTCGCGGGGCGCCCCGACGTGCCGTGGGTGGCGCCGGCCGACGGCAGCGTCCGGATCACGGGCGACCTCTCGAAGTGGTCGACGAGCGATGAGCTGTGGGTGGAGATCGTGCGGGAGCGCGGCAGCTCCGCGGCGGAGTCGATCCTGGCGCCGCAGCACGTTGACGCGGGCGCCGGTGGGCTCGGGATGGGCGCGCTGCTGCCCGAGGCGATCCCGGTGCTCGCGGGCGATCGCCTCCGGTTCCGGGTGAAGGCGGACTTGCCCGACGACCCGGCGCGCATCGCGTGGAGCCCGGTGGTCCGTTACGAGGAGTACACGCGCGTGGACCGGGCGACGGGCGCGCCGCGGCGCGGGCAAGTGCAGTGCGGCGCGCAGCCGAACGGCCGCACCGGCTGCACGCTGCACAACGACGGGCCCGGGGACGCGCCGCTGCCGCTCGCGCTCATCGAGCAGCGGGCGCATGTATCGATGCCTGTCGCGAGGTGGTCGCATGCGACGCGCCCGAGGCCGTGGATCGCGCCGAGCACGGGGACAGCGCGGCTCGAGGGAATGCTGTTCGTGCCGGGGACCAACCCATTCTCTCAGCCGTTGACCCTGGTCGTTCAGGGCGTGCATCGGCTCCTCTTCAAGCAGGCGTATTCCGCGCCGAGCGCTGCTGGCACCGCATTCCCCGTGGACCTCGACCTGGAGGTCCAGGCCGGCGAGCCCATCTTCGTCACGGCCTTCGCGCAGGAGGCGCCCACGGGCGCCGCCCTGCACGCGACGATCGACGGGGAGCCGGTGTCGCTCGGCGTGTTCGCTCCCGAGGCGGCGACGAGCGGCGGGTCAGAGGATCCGATGGCCGGCGGGTTTCATGGCTGGTCGGTCGGCTTCCTCGATGGAGATCGCGCGTTCTCGGAGGCGGACATCGCCTTTCCGACGCTCCACCCGGAGCGCGGCTTCACGCTCGCTGTGCCGCTGCCGCAGGGGAGCGCGCCGGTGTGGGGTGCGGCCGCGTCGGAGGCGTTCGTCGGCGGCAGCTCGGTCAAACCGTCGATCGTGGGCAGGGTGAGGCGGGGAGACGGTCAGCTCGGCCGGC comes from the Sorangium aterium genome and includes:
- a CDS encoding putative quinol monooxygenase; the encoded protein is MIIEYIRYAIPAEQAQAFLSAYRAAATELRGSVHCLDYEISRCTEEPTSFVVRIRWDSLEGHLQGFRKEASFPSFFAKVKPFFENIQEMRHYALTDVAGAGGRPGG
- a CDS encoding LysR family transcriptional regulator, which codes for MSRFIDDVYGSAYYTSTMRLQSVDTHLVVALHALLQERSVTRAARRVGVTQPSMSHALSRLRAHFGDPLLVQVGRKMTLSERARDLLPRAAEAVERLEHVFGQAERFDPRRSTRTFRLVATDNLELLVLPSLTRILAAEAPHVNLRCRNIPPDFAELLRRGELDAKLGRGGPVPDGCRSTQLAAEQLVCLMRRGHPASRKALTAARYAACGHLMISPHGEDHNVIDQELAARGLRRRVTLTVSHFLVAPFILSGSDLLLTVSARVAVALARKLDLVVRPCPLDARGYTLTLVWPERSEGDEGHSWLRAAIERAVACEPVAGLGEGG
- a CDS encoding DUF5682 family protein, with amino-acid sequence MDLDRLAAVHLFPVRHHSPRSSATLRAYLDEVRPKAIFVEGPSDATPLLEALVDPKTVPPVAILGYRTDGEPASSLWPFAAYSPEYVAVKWAFEHGARVELIDIPVGTTLAPFDGAPVGHDDADDPGGHEREIDEDRGEHGDHGEHGEHTDDGGAGDGGDGGPPSAEEPQESIYAACARARGFRSFEEFWEASFEAPRYDPGPFREALLAYADLVRSDGDRLIHRARDAYMARSILERMGPDLAPHEVAAVLGAAHAAAFAARDVDPALEARLPAPIPCAVTLIPFSFPRLSEQLGYGAGNRAPQYYQRAHDAGGDFRRATLEVLIDFTEHLRLRGFMASLADTIEAFRLAVSLAELRGKAEPGLDEVREATIATMCRGDATHVDGFLWPAVIGRNVGRVGGGIGKNSLQEEFWREVRERRLPATDAPESFRLSLTNEVEVGTSVLLHRLRIAKIPYAAYAGARAAGRGGAGARGQRRGQAASEVPPDELLRQLSETWEAQWTPATDVALVEKIVLGDTLEQVATRLLEEDLAACHTTGEAADVLLNAVLASSARAAASALDACDRFAAGDSDLPSLARACRAFAGLASFGSSRSLSSLGDGVIATMLEKTFARAVLRVHGGCTGSDEAVAPAKEALRTLHDVALSQPIVDRAAWFEAARALVDSDAVNPTASGLACGLLYLAQVIDDAEVARIVGLRLGSAAPPEAAASFLAGFLEVNALVLVKSRPVVEALDAFLGGILPERFKDTLPVLRRAFAALGATERRYLLENVLAARKLGDKARAAQAVLLEKDREKLKEMSEDLSQAMDDLDDLL
- a CDS encoding ATP-binding protein, encoding MSDLRQPAETKYENELAALAANDTAPRPPGWRLSPRAVETYILGSDKPVGGVAISPKYIGDRALVQVALATLASDRALMLVGEPGTAKSWLSEHLSAAISGTSALVVQGTAGTSEEHVKYGWNYALLLAEGPSQKALVPSPILRAMRDGRFARFEEITRTSSEIQDALISILSEKQIAVPELDQVVPAQRGFNLIATANTRDRGVNEMSAALKRRFNFITVPVVDDLEQEIRIVQKREAELRGDYQVGVEPPAELAKLLVTLFQELRAGVTKDGKTKVKTPGSVLSTAEAISVLFNSGILAQHFGTGKVTADDLSRSLLGAVSKEGGDDLKAVREYCETVAKGRAGLWKEFYASAKKRLAI